The genomic segment TCTTCCGGGAAGCGGCGCGCGGTGGGCGTGCCAGGAAGAACGACTGTTCCCTCGACCGGCCAGCGCGCAAAGTTCCGGCTGGCCGGGTCGGTCAGCCGGCGGGCGTCCCGGTCGAGGTCGGCCAGCACGCTGTCGATCACGCCTGATCGGCGCAGGTCCTGCCAGCGGGCCACGAACCGCCGCACGAAGGTCGGGTTGTCATACAGCACCTCGGTAAATAGGGCCGTCCGGAAGGTCCAGCCGGCGGGGGCGTCGAGCGCCGCGGTGCCACTGTTGCCCAGGCCGCGGTCCAGGTCCCAGACCGGACCGAAGACCAGTTTGCCGCCACCCTGCGCGCCGGGGGAGGTGTCGCGGGTGACGTACGTGCTGGCGTAGAGGGCGTCGGCGTTTTTCAGGTACTCGTTGAGGAGCATGTAGTCCACCATGGCGTCGACGTCCAGGTAGTCGAGGTAGGAGCGGCCGGGCGCGGCGGTATCAGGATGGTACAGCTGCGCCGCGAAGGCGGTGGTGAACCGCTGAATGTCCAGCAGCGCCGCTGCGCTGAGGTTCTTCCCTTTGGGCCACTCCACGATGAAGACGGTGCCGGACTCGGGCAGTTTGAAGCTGATGTCGCCAGGCTTGACGCGGTCTGCGGGGGTGAGCTGCAGCAGCACGCCGTCCGGCCCGAGGGTGATGCGGCCCGGGGCGACTTCTGGCTTCTCCTCAAGTAGGTACACGCCCAGGTACTGGCCGTTCAGCATGACCTCGACTGGCACGGTGCGGCTGGCGTTGCGGCCCATGCGGCGTGACAGGTTGTAGCCCACGGCGTCCCGGAGCAGACTGGGATCGGCGTAAGCGGCGTTCAGGACCCAGCGGCTGCCCGCGGGCAGGCCCAGCAGAGGTACGTCGAGGGCTTTACCGCTCGCGTTCCGCGTTTCGAACAGGTACGACTTTTTTGGGAAGGCCTGCGAGCTGCTGCCCCGCACCTCAATCCCGATGGGTCCCTGGTAGGCATTGGGCGGGTCGGTCGGGGTGTTGAGGTGCGCGGAGGGTTGGCTGATCACGCCAAGCCGAGCCGACGTTTTCGGTTCGTTGACGATAGTCCGGCCGGCCGTGTCGAGCGTCAGGATGGGCAGAGCAGAATTGAACTGCGTGGAGGTGACCTGCTGAGCGGCCAGGGTGGTCTGCCCCTGAGCGCCGCAGCCCAGGCCCACGAGTAGACCCAGAAGAAGGACGCAGTGACAGTTCATTGTTCTCAGAATAGAGGCCAGGTGGCCGTCAGGGCTGACATGACCTTGACCGAACACCTGCTGCTTCTTGAGAAGTTCTTCACAGTGGCAGAAACGGAGCGCCCTGAAGGCGGTGTGATCAACGCAGCTGTGTCCAGCACCCCGGTGGGGGGGTGGCCGGAGTGCTCATGGAGAGGGGGTCGGGACGGATGATTGAACTGCCTGAGGGCCCGGGAAACGGCTCTCCAAAGTGGCCTGTCTTCCGCCCTGCCTGATTGAGAGATTCACGCCACCGCTCCGCGGCGACGTCAGGCGTGCACAGACCATCCGTACCTTCCGGTTCCACCGCGTGGCCCCCGGGCCGATGAAGCGAGCTCAGCGCGAATCCGGCGCCCAATGCGGCGGCCGATGTCAGGCGACGCCGGTCAGGCCCGCGTCCTGGGTCATGAGCTCAGTTCCCGACGGCCCGTTCGCTCAGTGTCCAGAGTTGCTGCGCTGCGGCGGCGTCCAGTGCCGGCCGGGCCGGCCGGGCGAGCCGTTCATCCGCGAAGTACCCCCCGCTGACCGCCAGGCTGGGATCGGTGGCAACGCGCAGACTCGTTCGCGCGCCCTGCTCCGGGGTGCGCGTGAAGCGCTCAGACAGGTGCGTGCGGCCCAGGAGACGAAACAGGCCGGCTTCCGAACCGGTGATGTCCTGCGCGAATCCCGAGCGCACAAAACCTGGGTGGACGCTGTTGCTCAGCAGTCCAGGCTCGCGCCGGGCCAACTCGCGGGCGAAGAGGATGTTCGCCAGTTTGCTGTGCGCGTACGCCCGCTACCCATTGTACCCGCGTTTGAACTCGGGATCCGTCAGGTGCGGGCGCACGAACTGGTGCGCAACCGATGACACCGTGACCACCCGGGCGTTGCCTGAGGCGCGCAGCAGGGGCAGCAGCTCCTGGGTCAGCAGGAACGGGGCGAGGTGATTGAGCGCCCACGTCTTCTCGATCCCTTCGTGAGTCTCCTGTCGGCGGCTGTACATGGCGCCCGCGTTGTTCACTAGGACGTCAAGCCGGTCCTCCCGCGCCCTAAATTCCTCAACAGCCCGGCGCACCTGCGTCAGCTCGGACAGGTCCGCGATCAGGTGACCGGCCGCGCCCACCTCCGACGCGACCCGGGCGGTCTTCTGCAGGTCGCGGCCCACGATCACCACGCGAGCCCCCAGTTGAACAAGGCCACGGGCGGTTTCCAGTCCAATGCCATTGGTTCCCCCGGTGACCAGGGCGGTTGTGCCGACCATGCGCCGCGTCATACCCCAGGGTACCAAGCGTGCCGCCAGGACGATCAGGGGGGCGATGGTCACGTGACCGAACGGAATCTTCTAAAGCGGTATCTGTGATCCAACCACATCTGGGGTCGTGCTAACCGTCGGAAGAATAGAACTCTGAGCAACGCAGTTGCCTCGCAGGTTAGGTCTGTGGATTTAGCGGCACCTGAATGATTCAGCAGACTGACTCGGTCGGGTCAGGTCTACCGGCCGGGGCAGCTGCTGCGTGGCCGTCC from the Deinococcus radiotolerans genome contains:
- a CDS encoding CotH kinase family protein, translating into MNCHCVLLLGLLVGLGCGAQGQTTLAAQQVTSTQFNSALPILTLDTAGRTIVNEPKTSARLGVISQPSAHLNTPTDPPNAYQGPIGIEVRGSSSQAFPKKSYLFETRNASGKALDVPLLGLPAGSRWVLNAAYADPSLLRDAVGYNLSRRMGRNASRTVPVEVMLNGQYLGVYLLEEKPEVAPGRITLGPDGVLLQLTPADRVKPGDISFKLPESGTVFIVEWPKGKNLSAAALLDIQRFTTAFAAQLYHPDTAAPGRSYLDYLDVDAMVDYMLLNEYLKNADALYASTYVTRDTSPGAQGGGKLVFGPVWDLDRGLGNSGTAALDAPAGWTFRTALFTEVLYDNPTFVRRFVARWQDLRRSGVIDSVLADLDRDARRLTDPASRNFARWPVEGTVVLPGTPTARRFPEEVERLRSWLILRAQWMDANISSLIQPGWPAP
- a CDS encoding SDR family NAD(P)-dependent oxidoreductase, producing the protein MTRRMVGTTALVTGGTNGIGLETARGLVQLGARVVIVGRDLQKTARVASEVGAAGHLIADLSELTQVRRAVEEFRAREDRLDVLVNNAGAMYSRRQETHEGIEKTWALNHLAPFLLTQELLPLLRASGNARVVTVSSVAHQFVRPHLTDPEFKRGYNG